In one Geoglobus acetivorans genomic region, the following are encoded:
- a CDS encoding thioredoxin domain-containing protein: MKRKPILYLVTFLSGVLIAMLLFLSAGGEYGNQKPEALEGAKMYYFYADWCPHCQKVKPYVTEMAKSYDIVFCNLTAGENTLSQECLEIAKQVRIPGVPTILAVKDNKGYLFVGEDQILNLTKAAGIEVKE; encoded by the coding sequence ATGAAAAGGAAACCGATTTTGTATTTAGTTACATTTTTGTCAGGCGTACTGATTGCCATGCTGCTTTTTCTATCGGCAGGTGGTGAATATGGCAATCAAAAGCCGGAAGCCCTCGAAGGGGCAAAAATGTACTATTTCTATGCTGACTGGTGTCCTCACTGTCAGAAGGTCAAACCCTATGTAACCGAGATGGCCAAAAGCTATGATATTGTTTTCTGCAACCTCACTGCCGGAGAAAATACCTTGAGTCAGGAATGCCTGGAGATTGCAAAACAGGTCCGGATCCCCGGAGTCCCCACCATTCTTGCGGTCAAGGACAACAAGGGGTATCTGTTTGTGGGAGAAGATCAGATCCTCAACCTCACAAAAGCTGCAGGGATAGAGGTGAAAGAATGA
- the aroE gene encoding shikimate dehydrogenase: protein MTGVFGVIGFPIKHSLSPVMHNAALRHLNYDGVYVPFEVKPEELEIAVAGMKSLNIRGINVTIPHKERIIEFFNPEKEVQEIGAANTVDLKSGKCYNTDVYGILEAINAAEIEVNGLKVLIIGAGGAAKACIYALRDSSRVYITNRTEAKGRAVAGKFGAEFVPLHALENHKFDLIVNATPLGMKGFESIMPVPLNLIKKAHAVFDMVYNPPSTPLVSAGRKFGCRIVSGIDMLVYQGARAFEIFTGQKAPVEVMKKAVMSEIENIR, encoded by the coding sequence ATGACCGGCGTTTTCGGTGTCATAGGATTCCCGATTAAACACTCCCTCTCACCTGTGATGCACAACGCTGCGCTGAGGCACCTGAATTACGATGGGGTTTACGTTCCCTTCGAGGTTAAACCTGAAGAACTCGAAATAGCGGTTGCAGGCATGAAATCACTGAACATCAGGGGCATAAATGTTACAATCCCCCATAAAGAGAGAATCATCGAATTTTTCAATCCGGAAAAAGAAGTCCAGGAGATAGGGGCCGCAAATACAGTGGACCTGAAAAGCGGGAAGTGCTACAACACAGATGTTTATGGAATACTTGAAGCCATTAATGCAGCGGAAATTGAAGTCAATGGGCTGAAGGTGCTGATTATCGGAGCCGGTGGGGCTGCCAAAGCGTGTATCTACGCCCTTAGAGATTCCAGCAGAGTTTACATAACCAACAGAACTGAAGCAAAGGGCAGAGCGGTTGCCGGAAAATTCGGTGCTGAGTTCGTTCCCCTACATGCTCTGGAAAACCACAAATTCGATTTAATAGTCAACGCAACCCCACTGGGCATGAAGGGCTTTGAAAGCATCATGCCCGTACCGCTGAACCTGATCAAAAAGGCCCATGCCGTGTTTGATATGGTTTACAACCCCCCATCAACGCCACTGGTTTCGGCAGGCAGAAAATTTGGCTGCAGGATCGTCAGCGGGATCGACATGCTCGTTTATCAGGGTGCGAGGGCGTTCGAGATATTTACCGGGCAGAAGGCTCCCGTTGAAGTGATGAAAAAAGCCGTGATGTCAGAGATCGAGAATATCAGATAG
- a CDS encoding transglutaminase-like domain-containing protein — protein sequence MKLYRFLTILIALLIPLMISGCSDVQDAKKPDINETKSQIEQQYEKLSKGLEEYQKSFQKTAKTTTPQPVKTPTPSASAISKMYDFEIGYGQTYAIYMKSSGNIELGFSFASSRPVFVYVVPDQTNKELLLSRKSFNYYPALSFTSPATLGKKQGVVSGSFQIVFLNLGYEKAIVKAQVIAKPTSNPTATLSKTKILTIDRIVPPEVAEIFEKYRNNAIGFYEWVEANIKYREDTKDPYPGNEYWQSPYETIKDRAGDCEDMAILECAYYRYFGYEAYIAAVNTELNIPDHAICIVKIKSPTEFLPVLGKVDYYKIGDEYYLLVDNAYSDDFGYLTGGLKPKKFVIKRIFTLEETYLRNHKP from the coding sequence ATGAAGCTCTACAGATTCCTAACCATTTTAATTGCTTTACTTATTCCTTTAATGATCTCAGGCTGTTCTGACGTTCAGGATGCCAAAAAGCCAGACATTAACGAAACAAAATCCCAGATAGAACAGCAATACGAAAAGCTGAGTAAAGGCCTCGAAGAATACCAAAAGTCATTCCAGAAAACTGCCAAAACCACCACGCCTCAACCAGTCAAAACGCCCACACCGTCTGCATCTGCAATAAGCAAAATGTATGACTTCGAAATCGGCTATGGCCAAACCTACGCAATATACATGAAGTCCTCCGGGAATATCGAGCTCGGCTTTTCTTTCGCATCTTCGAGGCCAGTTTTTGTTTATGTCGTGCCTGACCAGACGAACAAGGAGCTCCTCCTGAGCCGGAAGTCTTTCAACTATTATCCTGCCCTCTCATTCACAAGCCCTGCAACTCTCGGCAAAAAACAGGGTGTCGTCTCCGGGAGCTTTCAGATCGTCTTTCTAAACCTCGGCTATGAAAAAGCCATAGTCAAGGCTCAGGTGATTGCCAAACCAACCAGCAACCCCACAGCGACCCTCTCAAAAACAAAGATTCTGACTATAGACAGAATCGTTCCTCCGGAAGTTGCGGAAATATTCGAGAAATACAGAAACAACGCCATAGGGTTCTACGAGTGGGTCGAAGCCAACATAAAATACCGTGAGGACACCAAAGACCCTTACCCCGGAAACGAATACTGGCAATCACCTTATGAAACCATCAAAGATCGGGCCGGAGACTGCGAGGACATGGCCATCCTCGAGTGTGCCTACTACCGATATTTCGGCTATGAGGCATACATCGCAGCGGTGAATACAGAGCTGAACATTCCAGACCACGCAATATGTATAGTGAAGATCAAATCCCCCACAGAATTCCTCCCAGTTCTCGGAAAAGTAGATTATTACAAAATTGGCGATGAATACTATCTCCTCGTGGACAACGCCTACTCAGACGACTTCGGATATCTTACAGGAGGACTGAAGCCCAAAAAATTTGTAATCAAAAGAATTTTCACACTCGAAGAGACATACCTAAGAAACCACAAGCCTTGA
- a CDS encoding NAD(+)/NADH kinase gives MKIGIVYKFDSVEIAREVAEFLEKYGYQAELHHIPSCALEDCGMIVTVGGDGTILRTLQELKNPPPIFGINTGRMGILTHASPENYGEELLRAAEGKLRIEEFMRIEASHRDVRVTALNEVAVVSSIQARLIEFEVYADGELIESMRADGAIFSTPTGSTAYSLSAGGPIIDPYTEAICFTPISPFRIGWRPWVLSPEREVKIRVSALRDALAIADGNKSMEVGAGEEVIIKKSENPARFFEKPSRITDMVAKMRSMK, from the coding sequence ATGAAAATCGGAATAGTTTACAAGTTTGACTCGGTGGAAATAGCCAGAGAAGTCGCAGAATTTCTCGAAAAATACGGATATCAGGCAGAACTGCACCACATACCATCATGCGCACTCGAAGACTGCGGCATGATCGTTACGGTAGGGGGAGATGGCACAATTCTCAGAACACTGCAGGAACTGAAAAACCCGCCCCCAATATTCGGCATCAATACGGGCAGGATGGGAATTCTGACTCATGCATCTCCGGAAAACTATGGTGAAGAGCTGCTCAGAGCGGCAGAGGGTAAACTCAGAATAGAGGAGTTCATGAGGATCGAGGCATCACACAGGGACGTGAGAGTTACAGCCCTGAATGAGGTTGCCGTTGTCTCCTCGATCCAGGCGAGACTGATAGAGTTCGAAGTGTATGCGGATGGGGAGCTTATCGAATCCATGAGGGCTGACGGAGCAATATTTTCCACGCCCACAGGCTCAACCGCCTACTCGCTTTCAGCGGGCGGGCCGATTATCGACCCCTACACAGAGGCTATCTGCTTCACACCGATATCACCATTCAGAATCGGGTGGAGGCCCTGGGTGCTGTCACCAGAAAGAGAGGTAAAGATAAGAGTTTCGGCACTCAGAGATGCGCTGGCAATAGCGGATGGAAACAAGTCCATGGAGGTCGGAGCAGGAGAAGAGGTTATAATCAAAAAGTCAGAAAATCCGGCCAGATTCTTTGAAAAACCCTCGAGAATAACAGATATGGTGGCAAAAATGAGGTCAATGAAATGA
- a CDS encoding transketolase C-terminal domain-containing protein, whose protein sequence is MRKVVRGFYAIAYAVKLSKPNVIAAYPITPQTEIVENLAQMYANGDLGDTEYITAESEFGAASMVLGASAAGARVFTATSSQGLLLMTEVLYNAAGMRLPVVLVVANRSISAPLSIWNDIQDSISIRDAGIIQLYAENNQEAHDMVPLAFKVAENRDVLLPFMVCVDGFKLTHAYEPIDLLDQDAVDRFLPPYKPPVKLDVNNPVAMGCYAPPPYYMEFRVAMEYAMDRAKEIMLEEFEKWYEITGRNWGGHVVAESCEDAEIVVVAMGSIVSLVREAVKHLRQKGLKVGLLKIRTYRPFPAEDVRESLKNAQKVIVLDRALSVGAEPPVTADVKSALFGLDLKVYPVVVGLGGRDIPRELIEDIVKNVAEEKITPEKRYEGLNEFEEVIP, encoded by the coding sequence ATGAGGAAAGTTGTGAGAGGCTTTTACGCCATAGCATATGCAGTAAAGCTCTCAAAGCCAAACGTGATTGCCGCTTACCCAATAACTCCCCAGACTGAGATTGTTGAGAATCTCGCGCAGATGTACGCTAACGGAGACCTTGGTGATACGGAATACATAACAGCAGAATCCGAGTTCGGAGCCGCTTCAATGGTTCTCGGTGCTTCAGCAGCAGGAGCAAGAGTGTTTACGGCCACAAGCTCACAGGGACTGCTTCTAATGACCGAGGTTCTCTACAACGCAGCAGGAATGAGGCTGCCAGTCGTGCTTGTCGTGGCAAACAGGTCAATCTCAGCCCCACTGAGCATCTGGAACGATATTCAGGACAGCATATCCATTAGAGATGCAGGTATAATTCAGCTCTATGCCGAAAACAATCAGGAAGCCCACGACATGGTGCCTCTCGCCTTCAAGGTTGCAGAAAACAGAGATGTCCTTCTCCCATTCATGGTATGTGTTGACGGGTTCAAGCTGACACACGCATACGAGCCCATTGATCTGCTCGATCAGGATGCAGTTGACAGGTTCCTTCCACCATACAAACCTCCGGTCAAGCTTGATGTAAACAATCCGGTCGCAATGGGATGCTATGCACCGCCACCATACTACATGGAATTCAGGGTGGCGATGGAATATGCAATGGACAGAGCAAAGGAAATCATGCTCGAGGAATTCGAAAAGTGGTACGAAATCACGGGCAGAAACTGGGGTGGACATGTCGTTGCTGAATCCTGTGAGGATGCTGAAATCGTCGTTGTCGCAATGGGCTCCATCGTAAGCCTTGTCAGAGAGGCTGTAAAACATCTCAGACAGAAGGGACTGAAGGTAGGTTTGCTCAAAATAAGAACATATCGTCCATTCCCTGCTGAGGACGTCAGAGAAAGCCTCAAGAATGCCCAGAAGGTTATTGTTCTCGACAGAGCCTTGTCTGTAGGTGCCGAACCACCGGTCACAGCAGACGTCAAATCCGCCCTCTTCGGGCTGGACCTGAAAGTGTATCCGGTGGTGGTGGGCCTTGGAGGCAGAGACATACCGAGAGAGCTCATCGAGGATATTGTAAAAAACGTTGCAGAGGAAAAAATCACCCCCGAAAAGAGGTATGAAGGTCTAAACGAGTTCGAAGAGGTGATACCATGA
- a CDS encoding HD domain-containing protein — protein sequence MRDWVVKNIHDSIHGTIRLEDWMVEVIDTPEFQRLRRIKQLGFADLVYPGANHTRFEHSIGTLHVAKMLTDDAEILASALLHDIGHTPFSHSGEGIVRKYLGKEHEDVVDILKGSRIREILEKNGMDWKNVAKGILKPPVSSVIDVDRIDYLMRDSHYTGVAYGIVDFDRLIKTLEFDGENVYVSIKGVRAIESLLISRYLMYSAVYHHHVCRIAKKMFEKAVEWMISENEIDPKKLVEMDDHDVVSAMRNSCGFPKEMVSRLDTRRLYKRAVYAPKQDVGVNIEKIDTKRAEREIAEIAGLDEQEVIVDVPEYRSEDYDIPVYVNGEFVSVEEISPLVRALKNAHMQNWRMGVYCPAEHVDSVRKVSVEYFDINTSTQRKLSDILDL from the coding sequence GTGCGAGATTGGGTTGTGAAGAACATTCACGACTCCATCCACGGTACCATCAGGCTTGAGGACTGGATGGTTGAGGTTATAGACACTCCCGAATTTCAGAGGCTAAGGAGGATCAAGCAGCTTGGCTTTGCAGACCTCGTCTATCCCGGAGCCAACCACACCCGATTCGAGCATAGCATAGGAACGCTGCACGTTGCAAAAATGCTCACAGATGATGCTGAGATCCTTGCTTCTGCCCTCCTCCACGACATCGGACACACCCCTTTCAGCCACTCCGGAGAAGGCATCGTGAGGAAATACCTCGGGAAGGAACATGAGGATGTTGTGGACATTCTGAAAGGTTCCAGAATAAGAGAAATTCTTGAAAAGAACGGGATGGACTGGAAGAATGTCGCAAAAGGTATTTTGAAACCCCCGGTTTCGAGTGTAATTGATGTTGACAGGATAGATTACCTGATGAGGGATTCGCACTATACTGGAGTTGCTTACGGGATAGTGGATTTTGACAGGCTCATTAAAACACTGGAATTTGACGGCGAAAACGTTTATGTCAGCATAAAGGGTGTGAGGGCGATTGAAAGCCTGCTGATCTCCCGTTATCTCATGTATTCTGCCGTGTATCATCACCATGTTTGCAGAATTGCCAAAAAAATGTTTGAGAAAGCCGTGGAATGGATGATCTCGGAAAATGAGATCGATCCCAAAAAACTCGTTGAAATGGATGATCACGATGTAGTCTCAGCAATGAGAAACTCGTGCGGATTTCCCAAGGAGATGGTTTCGAGACTTGACACCAGAAGGCTGTACAAGAGGGCAGTATATGCTCCAAAACAGGATGTTGGTGTTAACATAGAGAAGATTGACACAAAAAGGGCGGAGAGAGAAATTGCCGAAATTGCCGGACTGGATGAGCAGGAGGTCATAGTGGATGTACCGGAATACAGAAGTGAGGATTATGACATTCCCGTGTATGTGAATGGGGAATTCGTGTCCGTTGAGGAGATATCTCCTCTCGTGAGGGCGCTGAAAAATGCACACATGCAGAACTGGAGAATGGGTGTGTACTGCCCTGCAGAACATGTAGACTCCGTGAGAAAAGTTTCCGTGGAATATTTCGATATAAATACGTCAACACAGCGGAAGCTATCTGATATTCTCGATCTCTGA
- a CDS encoding winged helix-turn-helix transcriptional regulator has translation MTGNTELHTILNTLGKAKALDILLTLKNGKKRWSKLLEILKDKKSLSYRIRELSDLGLIQVTVIHDTPTGTKFYELTPLGKKVVQLLEQIEKEFEEYHSKAPPKDPEKFINELLDDN, from the coding sequence ATGACTGGCAATACTGAGCTTCATACAATACTCAACACTCTCGGAAAGGCCAAAGCACTTGATATTCTGCTTACACTCAAAAACGGGAAAAAAAGATGGAGCAAGCTTCTTGAAATTTTGAAGGATAAGAAATCTCTCAGCTATCGAATACGAGAACTTAGTGACCTCGGCTTAATCCAAGTTACAGTCATTCACGATACTCCTACAGGAACAAAATTTTACGAACTCACTCCTCTCGGTAAAAAAGTTGTCCAGCTTCTGGAGCAGATTGAGAAGGAGTTTGAAGAGTATCATTCCAAGGCTCCACCTAAGGATCCAGAGAAGTTTATCAACGAATTGTTGGATGATAATTAG
- a CDS encoding thiamine pyrophosphate-dependent enzyme, with the protein MNLFGPGHGACPGCGFPIAVRGALEALDGKAIVVNSTGCLEIVSSMYNRNTWGVPYVHSLFENAGAVAAGVEAALRALKREDEAHVVVFAGDGATFDIGFGTLSGMMDRNHNVIYICYDNEAYQNTGNQQSMATPTGAATTTTPVGNILPGKVGRKKDMIGIAVAHGIPYVASASIAYPKDFQRKVRRAAEFKGAKYIQVHSPCVTGWGIDGKLTVEVAKLAVETGLYPLVEYENGQLVRVRKIKERKPVTEYLKLQRRFRHLFSHPKGQEIIEELQRVADENAKKYGLDA; encoded by the coding sequence ATGAACCTTTTTGGTCCCGGACATGGAGCCTGCCCCGGATGCGGCTTTCCGATAGCGGTGAGGGGCGCTCTGGAAGCTCTCGATGGCAAGGCCATCGTTGTCAACTCAACAGGCTGCCTCGAAATTGTGAGCTCAATGTACAACAGGAACACATGGGGAGTGCCTTACGTTCATTCACTCTTCGAGAATGCTGGAGCAGTTGCAGCAGGTGTTGAAGCGGCACTTAGAGCATTAAAAAGAGAAGATGAGGCCCATGTTGTGGTTTTCGCAGGAGATGGTGCAACCTTCGACATAGGTTTCGGCACCCTGTCTGGAATGATGGACAGAAATCACAACGTAATCTACATCTGCTATGACAACGAAGCTTACCAGAACACCGGAAATCAGCAGAGCATGGCAACCCCGACGGGAGCGGCAACAACCACCACACCGGTCGGAAACATACTCCCGGGAAAGGTCGGAAGGAAGAAAGACATGATCGGTATTGCAGTTGCCCATGGCATCCCATACGTGGCATCGGCAAGCATAGCGTATCCAAAGGACTTTCAGAGAAAGGTCAGACGGGCAGCGGAATTTAAGGGAGCCAAATACATCCAGGTCCACTCCCCATGTGTAACGGGATGGGGAATAGACGGCAAGCTCACGGTGGAGGTGGCAAAGCTCGCGGTGGAGACCGGACTGTACCCGCTTGTGGAATACGAGAACGGGCAGCTTGTCAGAGTGAGAAAAATCAAGGAAAGAAAACCTGTAACCGAATACCTCAAGCTGCAGAGAAGGTTCAGACACCTGTTCAGCCATCCGAAAGGGCAGGAAATTATAGAAGAGCTTCAGAGAGTTGCTGATGAAAACGCAAAGAAATACGGGCTTGACGCCTGA
- a CDS encoding inositol monophosphatase family protein, with protein MTPKEALEISRSVAEEIEREVKKLSGTSEAGVTVGIGKDGTPSKKIDVMAEEIAIEHLLQHDVRVVSEEAGVVGEGDIYVALDPIDGTFNAVNGIPFYSVTLCFSSSRELGDTFFSYVKNFATGDEYHSDGISYKNGKKIKASETERLDCNAIVYYPERRYPFRRMRIFGSASLEICMVAEGSFDCFIDLRKSENGKGYLRVYDIAASLFIAKNAGAEITDLDGINIWKKEISMEERFRVVVSGKTLHKKLLELV; from the coding sequence ATGACCCCGAAAGAAGCTCTTGAGATTTCAAGGAGCGTTGCTGAAGAAATAGAAAGGGAGGTAAAAAAGCTTTCAGGCACTTCTGAAGCCGGAGTAACGGTTGGTATCGGAAAGGACGGGACGCCCAGCAAGAAAATAGATGTCATGGCGGAGGAAATAGCCATTGAACACCTCCTGCAGCACGATGTGAGGGTGGTCAGTGAAGAAGCGGGTGTGGTTGGTGAAGGAGACATATACGTTGCACTCGACCCAATTGACGGGACATTCAATGCGGTGAATGGTATTCCATTTTATTCTGTCACGCTGTGCTTTTCATCCTCCAGAGAACTTGGAGACACATTTTTCAGCTATGTGAAAAACTTTGCAACCGGTGATGAATACCACTCAGACGGAATCTCTTACAAGAACGGAAAGAAGATAAAAGCCAGCGAAACGGAGAGGCTGGACTGCAACGCAATAGTGTATTATCCTGAAAGAAGATATCCGTTCAGAAGGATGAGGATATTCGGCAGTGCCTCTCTGGAAATATGCATGGTTGCCGAAGGATCCTTCGACTGCTTCATTGATCTGAGAAAATCAGAAAACGGGAAGGGGTATCTCAGGGTGTACGATATAGCCGCATCACTTTTCATCGCCAAAAATGCAGGCGCAGAAATCACGGATCTGGATGGCATCAACATCTGGAAAAAAGAGATTTCCATGGAAGAGAGGTTCAGGGTTGTGGTTTCCGGAAAAACCCTTCACAAAAAACTGCTCGAGCTGGTATGA
- a CDS encoding DUF2283 domain-containing protein codes for MVSLEFDPEVNAMFIRFKKEKVAESESLADNVIVDLDENGEVLGIEILLPKLAEEQREFVARLKAKV; via the coding sequence ATGGTTTCGCTGGAATTTGATCCTGAAGTCAACGCCATGTTCATAAGGTTCAAAAAGGAGAAGGTGGCGGAGTCGGAGTCTTTAGCTGATAATGTCATCGTGGATCTAGATGAGAATGGAGAGGTTTTAGGGATAGAGATTCTTCTGCCAAAGCTTGCGGAGGAACAGAGGGAGTTCGTGGCGAGGTTGAAGGCTAAGGTTTGA
- a CDS encoding type II toxin-antitoxin system RelE family toxin: MIWIIVTKDEFERQFRDLTRKDKPLAERLAKAILKLEDNPYLGKPLSYDLSGLWSLRVGKYRIIYEINENEKKVILRAVSHRKKSY, encoded by the coding sequence ATGATCTGGATCATTGTAACAAAAGATGAATTTGAACGCCAGTTCAGAGATCTAACCAGAAAAGACAAACCACTGGCTGAAAGGCTGGCCAAAGCCATCCTGAAGCTGGAAGATAACCCGTATCTGGGAAAACCTCTTTCCTACGATCTCTCGGGATTGTGGTCTCTGAGAGTAGGAAAATACCGGATTATTTATGAAATCAACGAAAACGAAAAGAAGGTTATTCTAAGGGCTGTTTCCCACAGAAAAAAGAGCTATTAA
- a CDS encoding outer membrane protein assembly factor BamD, protein MKRSLMLIAILTLSIVFSACTQSGFKSEATAILSQFNSAFEEYVEAKQKLNEKKYTEASNKALEAKVKFQTVLNSLEKLRNSAKSDKEKELVNTWIEATQYFIDASDSFSKYVTLRMWFDPMTPIPDPSYYEAKKKVEDAFKDWTDKESKAISKMDKVTELLKQI, encoded by the coding sequence ATGAAAAGAAGTTTGATGTTGATCGCAATCTTAACACTAAGCATTGTTTTCTCCGCATGCACCCAGTCAGGGTTCAAATCTGAGGCCACTGCCATACTCTCCCAGTTTAACTCTGCTTTTGAAGAGTATGTAGAGGCAAAGCAAAAGCTCAATGAGAAAAAGTACACTGAAGCAAGCAACAAAGCCCTCGAGGCTAAGGTGAAGTTCCAGACAGTTCTCAATTCTCTCGAAAAGCTCAGAAATTCTGCAAAGTCTGACAAAGAGAAAGAGCTTGTAAATACATGGATCGAAGCCACCCAGTATTTCATAGACGCCTCCGACTCTTTCAGCAAGTACGTTACCCTCAGAATGTGGTTCGACCCCATGACTCCAATCCCGGATCCCTCCTATTACGAGGCCAAAAAGAAGGTCGAAGACGCCTTTAAGGACTGGACTGACAAGGAATCCAAGGCAATAAGCAAAATGGATAAAGTAACAGAACTCCTAAAACAGATATGA
- a CDS encoding 4Fe-4S dicluster-binding protein, with the protein MVKIKLYIGASNPPLSTSMKTGDWGTEWAIVDEEKCIGCGQCVTFCPEPAVELVEKDEKKVAVVDHDYCKGCWVCYTVCPVNAIEMETKDIYKIEVC; encoded by the coding sequence AAGCTTTATATCGGTGCGAGCAATCCCCCATTGAGCACCTCAATGAAGACGGGGGACTGGGGGACAGAGTGGGCAATTGTTGATGAAGAAAAATGCATTGGATGCGGGCAGTGCGTTACATTCTGCCCCGAACCTGCCGTTGAGCTTGTGGAAAAAGACGAGAAGAAGGTAGCTGTTGTGGACCACGACTACTGCAAGGGTTGCTGGGTATGCTATACCGTCTGTCCCGTCAATGCAATAGAAATGGAAACAAAGGATATTTACAAGATAGAGGTGTGCTGA
- a CDS encoding tyrosine-type recombinase/integrase gives MEFKKSLLAEGIGRLRIARYLSILRVVANWIEKPMDEWGEKEIVDVLSRLEEMDYAVGTKNEYRKAMRKFFKWLHGEDWKYLKLLKKIRKPEKKPVVLSEGEIIEMIEAADNPRDKALIAVGYEGGFRIGELGNLKIKDIIWVNSSNGELKARVKVKGKTGERVVPLVLSAQYLWRWLENHPNRDDPESYVFCSLSQRNWGEPMQYQSFRKIIEKVARQAGIKKRVYPHILRHSRATVLANHLTEAQMCEYFGWVQGSGMPAIYVHLSGRDIDKAIDKLYGLEDEEREDTGVKPKKCPRCGYLNAPTDFYCGRCALILDESKRVELEMEEMKFMKEVMDMMDPETIRKAKEMVELVEKMRSNPELFNLLLQIRD, from the coding sequence TTGGAGTTTAAAAAATCATTACTTGCTGAGGGCATAGGTAGGCTCAGAATTGCAAGGTATCTGTCAATTTTAAGAGTGGTTGCGAATTGGATTGAGAAACCCATGGATGAATGGGGGGAAAAGGAAATTGTGGACGTGTTATCAAGGCTTGAAGAGATGGATTACGCTGTTGGTACAAAGAATGAATATCGCAAAGCCATGAGGAAGTTTTTCAAGTGGTTACATGGGGAGGACTGGAAGTATCTGAAGCTTTTGAAGAAGATTAGGAAGCCAGAGAAGAAACCTGTTGTTTTGAGTGAAGGGGAAATAATCGAGATGATTGAAGCTGCGGACAATCCGAGAGACAAGGCGCTGATTGCTGTGGGCTATGAGGGTGGATTTAGGATTGGAGAGCTTGGCAATTTGAAGATAAAGGATATTATTTGGGTAAACAGTTCAAACGGTGAGTTAAAAGCGAGAGTTAAGGTAAAGGGCAAAACAGGAGAAAGAGTGGTTCCACTTGTTTTGTCTGCACAATATTTATGGCGCTGGTTGGAGAACCACCCTAACAGAGATGACCCCGAGAGCTATGTTTTTTGTAGCTTGAGTCAGCGAAACTGGGGCGAACCAATGCAATACCAGTCTTTCCGGAAGATCATTGAAAAGGTTGCAAGGCAAGCCGGAATTAAAAAGAGGGTGTATCCACATATTTTGAGACACTCGAGAGCAACAGTTTTGGCAAATCACTTAACCGAGGCTCAAATGTGCGAGTACTTTGGATGGGTGCAGGGCTCAGGGATGCCAGCCATATATGTGCACCTTTCAGGCAGGGATATTGACAAGGCGATAGACAAGTTATATGGGCTGGAAGATGAGGAAAGGGAAGATACTGGAGTTAAGCCCAAGAAGTGTCCACGCTGCGGCTACCTGAACGCCCCGACAGACTTCTACTGTGGCAGGTGTGCTCTGATCCTTGATGAGTCCAAGCGTGTGGAGCTGGAAATGGAGGAGATGAAGTTCATGAAGGAGGTCATGGACATGATGGATCCTGAGACGATCAGGAAGGCAAAGGAAATGGTCGAGCTTGTTGAAAAGATGAGGTCTAATCCGGAGCTGTTTAACCTTCTTCTCCAGATTAGGGATTAG